From the Kiritimatiellia bacterium genome, one window contains:
- a CDS encoding transposase, whose product MARKPRLVFAGAIYHIVFRGNERKAIFRDTRDCERFLVSLAERVPAYQVRLYLYTLMRNHVHLLLETRLPNVSAFLGSLLTSYATYFNRRHHRAGHLTQNRYYSSLVAGDAYLLRLSRYIHLNPVFVNPLQSASLDARISYLCDYQWSSYRAYAGLAKPEDYIDYGPILAMTPGRAGNRHLKYRGYVEAGIVKNDEEFRALLKKSLPGIGSKKFIQGMRQEYQRSASRIKAEDVAFRKPFRTVMPEAIINAVCRAYKIPANELRMHRVNDWVKPVAAMLLTQAGGLTQRDAAKYLGVKTGAAVCVQLKRLRQSKANEHRSVLNRLRNYLIFKGCPQ is encoded by the coding sequence ATGGCCAGAAAACCCAGATTGGTTTTTGCAGGGGCGATTTATCATATCGTGTTTCGCGGCAATGAACGGAAGGCTATTTTTCGCGACACACGTGATTGCGAGCGTTTCCTTGTATCGTTGGCCGAACGGGTGCCAGCCTATCAAGTGCGGCTTTATCTTTATACTCTTATGCGGAATCATGTCCATCTTTTGCTGGAAACGCGTTTGCCGAATGTGAGTGCGTTTTTGGGCAGTTTATTGACGAGTTATGCCACGTATTTTAATCGGCGTCATCACCGTGCCGGGCATCTTACTCAAAACCGATATTATTCGTCTTTGGTGGCGGGCGACGCCTATCTGTTGCGGCTCAGTCGATATATTCATTTGAATCCTGTCTTTGTGAACCCCCTGCAATCTGCCTCCTTGGATGCGCGTATCTCATATTTGTGCGATTACCAGTGGAGTAGTTACAGGGCTTATGCTGGTTTAGCGAAGCCGGAAGACTATATAGACTATGGTCCAATTTTAGCAATGACGCCTGGGCGCGCCGGGAATCGGCATCTGAAATACCGCGGATATGTGGAGGCTGGGATTGTGAAAAATGACGAAGAATTTCGCGCGTTGCTCAAAAAATCATTGCCAGGGATAGGATCGAAAAAATTTATTCAGGGAATGCGGCAGGAATATCAGCGAAGCGCATCACGGATTAAGGCGGAAGACGTTGCTTTCCGAAAGCCGTTTCGCACGGTGATGCCGGAGGCCATAATAAATGCTGTATGCCGAGCATATAAAATCCCAGCGAATGAGTTGCGGATGCATCGAGTAAATGATTGGGTCAAGCCGGTAGCGGCGATGTTGTTAACACAAGCAGGGGGGCTAACCCAACGTGATGCAGCAAAATATTTAGGGGTGAAAACGGGAGCGGCGGTTTGCGTGCAATTAAAACGTTTGCGTCAATCCAAGGCTAACGAACATCGCAGCGTATTAAATCGTCTGCGCAACTATTTAATATTTAAGGGCTGTCCCCAATGA